The sequence below is a genomic window from Mercenaria mercenaria strain notata chromosome 14, MADL_Memer_1, whole genome shotgun sequence.
cgttacatgactgaaatactgttgaaaaacggcgttaaacccaaaacaaacaaacaaactaacaaacaagcccaaatgttttatcaatcatgccccctttttacttggaatttcgtGTTATTTGAACGCTTAAATTTAACTATCTATTGCGCTTTCTTGAACATTTTATTCCCatctagtattttttttttaaatctaccaTCATTCTGTTGCCATTAATTTTCCAAGTAACTTTCAAAAACAATCTACATTATCTTGACGGTTTCACACAAGGACAGTTTAGACCAGAAAGCACCCATTTTTACTCTCTCCATATTTACTGTGCAAACATTTTTTGTGTCCCGCGCTAACAGTCTTGTGTCTCATTTTACACAGGGTGACCAGCCCACGTGCCATGGATAACGTATAGACAGAGAAAACGTGTACTGTATCTAAAAGTCACACGGGTAGGCCATCGTGTTAACATCTTTATATCAAAACTCGGTCTTTAAAAATTAGTTTTCACCTTTAATAACATGTCAGCGTACACTCAATGTCTAGAACGCCCGACGAAGGGTGAGGGGCTGGGGTTAGGcattactatatacatgtacattcggGTGGTATATTTTTGATTGTCAAACTCCCATTTCTACAATGAGTCTTCAATAGCATTGGTATTCCCCGCCCCCTCCCATAAAAAAGTCCTATAAAGACATTGAAGTGAGTAAAAGCTTAGACAAAGATGACAATACATGGAAATGCGtatttataaagttttattttggaCAAAATGTAACAATAACGTATGTAAAATGAGTAACGATcaatataaatgtataatgttGCATAAACAATAAGGCACATGATAATGGCATAACTAAAGCATGTCGACACAAACATGCAGGTCGGTAATTAATTTATCAAAGCTAAGTTTTACTCTCTGCGTACAACAAAGAGTTCGTCTGAAATTCACCCTTTTCTACATGGTACCTTTAAAAAAGGTGAAGAACACTTCATTTCAtagatgataataaataaataaatattatgacatgtgtataaatactaatgaaacatagaaaacaattttaaatcgTAACACTGCATATATGTACATACAGTAAAATGCTTAACAAGTATATATCTAGTTTAGCCGTATCGAAATTAAACAGCACGTTTGAATAATTTGATATCATTATTATAAAGTTGGTAGTAAAAATATGCAGCTAATTCTCGACCAAAAGCAGGCCTCTCGCAATCCCATCCACTTCTGAGTGTAGCCGGATTTTGATACAGTTGTGAATTAACGGTATTTTTAATATGTATCTCTACCAAAATAAAGTTTTGAGTGTTTACTTAATTTCTGACATATCATAATCTCTATTAACAAAACGACTTAAAAAACGGACTGCGTATTTCAGAAATTCTGCAAGACTACAGAAAACTTTTGATACAACCAATTTTTCAGAAGAGGGGTTGTTTGCGGTTACTCTAAAAATGATCGCCTTGTTTGAAAACGTTGAATCGTTGAATTATCAACGCCGCATAGTTGAAAAATCTGACAATTTGCGAAATGTacgaaaacgaaaaaaaaatgtcagagtaGAAATTTCTATATAACCAGGCGACCTTTTGTATGTACTGGAGCGTGCATCCATTTCATTAtcacaaagagctataaaaaataaatttatacttcTTTCGAAGTTCTttgattataaaaatgaaaataacagtcAAGTCAAGACAAAACGCATACAGAAAGCACTTCCTCTAGTCACCATAATCTTTAAATTTGCACTAAACAATAGTGCACTCTCATTAGTTTATTTCTGTGATCTAAATTTCTTTCAGGATTTCTGTCTAGAATTTCTCAGCTGTCCAGTGTTTATGGACTGTGTCGGTTTCTATCTCTGTACGGGAGGAGGTAAAATGCACTTGATCCTCTGCCATAGTGTCCACCAGGTACAACACATGTTCGGTGTCTTCCGCCGCGCATGACGGAACCAACCGGACATACGCTAATACATATACCGTCCCATCTATACAGTCTGCACGTTTCGCACGAGGAAATTCCTGGGCCATCGCAAGAGCGACACAAAGGGTGACAGCGTTTGCACATCTGAAAATGAATTAGCAAAATACATCTAATACCGTAATATCCGCACACGGCTATGATAGGTCTATATTTTAGGTAGTTGATATTCCTATAAAATAGTTAGTATATACAATAATCCCACTTGTAAGTCAACTCAAAAGTTTCATATgcgatgaaaatgtgcattttttgtctCCACATTTCCTCTAAAAAAAGGACTATTAAAGAGTAGGGCAACGGTGTTCTTATGTTTATTCTGTATGCTGGGGTTTCTTTGAAAGAAATTATTCAGGTTTTGCATCTTAAATAGAAACATTAGAAATATCCCTATAacattatttgctaaataaagaactcgGCAGTGTGTAAATGAGATCATAAACACTCTAAAATGGCTGCTTCCATGATAGaccattttcttgaatttcaaactgCTGTATCTGTTTTCAATATAACCGTCCGAAACTGCTATATCTTTTTGCAATACCGgccctattttcttgttttttaaatcaaGCCGCTTGTCATGATTCAGAATGGCTTTcgtataaaattaatatattgtcaGGCATGCCCTGCcctttgaaatataaaaacaatggCCGAGCGGTAATCTGTATTTTTATATCTGTTACAGTAAAATGGGCGcttgaaaattgtaaaatgtttttgttgttataaaACCCCTACCGTTAAACTCTGTCCATTGTGATGTGACCGTTTCCTGTAATGACCCTCGGGACAGACCGTTGTGAATGGAGACATGCACGTGACCCGATGGTGGTGGTGTTCGAGACCCAGCCAGCAAGAGTTGCATCCCCCGAACCCAAGATGACTCCCGGGGCCCGTAcacctgaaataaatatttaaaattgaactttattatttttcatatcctTTCTGTTTTACTTTTCTAAAACAATTCCAAGAAACTATGGATTAAGGCTTttgttttgtgtaaattaaaatCCTGATGAAGCGCTCTTAGCATACgctgttttgtattaaattttgcatataaacaccttttttgtaaaaaataaaaataaaaaaaaataggcaatctagaaaatatttttcaagtacaaGGCGTAGACGTGGTCTGTCCTCAAGATAGTTGCTATAATGGTGCCACAATTTTTCTGATTTTCAGGAATGTCTCTTGCTTTAACACACCCGAAATTTTAGCGTGCAAAAGCTGTAGATCTTAATTCCAAATGTTTGCGATTATGTAATTCAAGTTATATTGTCTTTGTCAACCTTGAGTTCTTAAAAGTACAACAGTTCTCCCTTTTTAGATTATTTTTGCATTGAAAGATACGAGTATTTTCCCCTGCCGGTCAAAAATACGTTAATTCAAGGTTGCTATATGTGTAAGAAATACGTGTTTTCTTCAGGTATAAATTAATCATGACTTCGTACCCGCACGTGTTCTTTAATATACCTCTCTAGTCATACGACACATGAAATGAGTCGTATTATAAGCTGTTACacgatttttgttttatattatttccgATGCTTTACCATAAAgctttttaattatatatatttacgcTAATGCTAcccctttcatttatttttatatttacactCATGCtacctttcaatttttttttattagtatcatgaatattgtttttattgCTATACTACTAATATTTATGCTGCTATTATTAACTATTCAAACACTTACCCGTCGGCACCGCAGTTTTCATAGCACAAGTTACACTGGCCGTTTTCGTCGGGGTATCTTCCGACGGGGCACCAATATGTCGGCATGCAATACCTGAAAAATAGGATATATTTTTGGTAATGTATACTGCTTGCCGATTTTACGTTTGTACAATATggcgaaaaaaaaacacttaaaagttATCTGCTATGAAGTGACACTTTTGGTGTAAATATTAATAGTTTGGAAAAAAGAGAAAAGTTTAGACTTGTCTGATAATACGATATGCTGTATCTTCAAAGATAAgggggaaaaaaggaaaaaatgcaTGAAACCTTCCGTATCACTACATGCCTTTAAAGGTAGAAATCAAAATTAAGAAATATTCCAATTTTCTGTTTATAATTAATAGAAACtgagtaaaataataataatgaactagcaaaatttttatataataaatccTTGAATAATTActctttcagattttttcaaaagtcTCCGCTACATCTATATTTGGTTTTAGTTATTGTAAATTAATcacgattaaaacaaaatgatttagTGCGTTCTAGGTCGAATATTTGTACAATGTATAAAAAAGTGATCTACGGCGTCAATTCCACGGTAAAGTTTGACTGGCTTTTTTTCTACACGCTTAAATATCAACGACAtatgtttttgctttttcttttcaaaaacgaCGCTGCTgaaaaaaattctgtcatgtaCATCTGATTTCGTGCTGAAAGTGTTCATTCTTTTAACTTATAAATCACTTATTAATACTCACGAAGCTTCCTGAAACTCTTTGGGGAAAAATGGAACCCCTGTAAATCTACTTTaatgatttcatttcatttcgcAAACATAAAGAGCTGACAGAACTGCACTTTCTTATATCGATTCACCTTACATAATTTAGTAcagattattttttcaattttagcccaaacaaaacaaaaaatcaattacaatagttataattttaaatgtttttttttcccggCCTGTCCCAAGAGCAAACgaataaataaaactataaactaattaaatgtttaaatacaatATACTCACAGCATATCCATTAAAGTTGCAGTCagaataaaaatcataggtaaaACTATTTTATCCATCTTTGTATTTTGTCTATGTAAAGTTTTCGtcaagaaataaaactaaaaaatgttCTTCAAATACTAGTGTATTTGTCGTCAGTAAATGTTCGCAGTCTCTAAGTCTTGGACTCTCTCTTTCTTCTAACGTACTCGCTCCTATTGCATCTTTTTATACGGATTTAGTTCTGTTTAGATTAAAAATATACCAAAGTTTAATATCGTTTTATCACTATTTTCTTTAAGAACAAGAGGAAAAGAATTGAATTTATTTACACAATGACAATTTCACTATATCATATTTGTTAATCatattaaaagttaaatttaTCCAAGAAAGTATTTGCAAAGATAGAAATAATTCTATTTCATAAGAAGTTAAGCACACAGTATAAAGATTCCTACATATTTCATCATATAGCCAATTTATATTAtcagaaattaaattttaagCCGATCACTGCATGGATAGTTGTAAGAAAAATTCCGATTGGCGAATCAAAATTAAATCATACAAAATTG
It includes:
- the LOC123526149 gene encoding receptor tyrosine-protein kinase let-23-like, with translation MDKIVLPMIFILTATLMDMLYCMPTYWCPVGRYPDENGQCNLCYENCGADGCTGPGSHLGFGGCNSCWLGLEHHHHRVTCMSPFTTVCPEGHYRKRSHHNGQSLTMCKRCHPLCRSCDGPGISSCETCRLYRWDGICISVCPVGSVMRGGRHRTCVVPGGHYGRGSSAFYLLPYRDRNRHSP